The genome window ATTAACGCAAGAAGCAGAGGTCATTGCAGCGCCATCCGTCACGAATACATTTTTTACAGCATGTAGCTGGTTGTTAGCATTCAGAACAGATGTTTTCGGATCGCGGCCCATCCGGGCAGTACCCATTTCGTGGATACCAATACCGAGGTGCTTCGACTCATCGTTATACGCGTGAACATCTTTTACACCGGCAGCTTCGAGCATCTCAGCGGCATCGTTCATCATATCAATCCGCATTTTACGCTCATTTTCGCCGTAAGCCGCATCAAATACAATAACGGGTAGTCCCCACTTATCCTTTTCAGTTGGGTGCAGGGTCATTCGGTTGTTTGAGTTCGGTAATACTTCACCAAATCCACCCAATCCCATCGTCCACTCGCCCGGTTTTGTTAGTTCTTCTTTGAACGCCGCTCCGAAGCCTTCGATGCCGTTACCCCGGCCCCAACCGCCCCGGCCCGCGCCACCTTGGTAGCCAAAGCCACGCAGGTAATCACGCTTGTCACCAGCCCAGTTCCGGTAGCGAGGAACGTAAACCCCGTTTGCCCGACGACCGTAGTAGTATTTATCTTCCATGCCTTCCCAACGGCCCGACGCGCCAACAGCCAGGTGGTGGTCCATGATGTTACGCCCCAGTTGATCGCTGTCATTTCCCATACCGTTCGGGAAGCGCGCCGATTTTGAGTTCATCAAAATAGACGCACTAGCCAATGCCGAAGCATTCATGAAGATGATTTTAGCGAAATATTCGCGTACTTCTTTCGTATTCTGATCAATGACGCGTACGCCTGTGGCCTTCTGTGTTTTGTTATCGAACAATACTTCCGAAACAATCGAATCCGGGCGTAACGTCAACCGGCCTGTTTTCATGGCCGCAGGCAGCGTAGCCGACTGGGTGCTGAAATAGGCACCGTACGGACATCCTCGCATACACTGGTTCCGATACTGGCAGGCAGCCCGTCCCAACGCATAGTGAAAATCTTTCGGTGCGGTCAGGTGAGCAACCCGGCCCATAATCATCTTACGACCACCAAACTGTTTTTCCATCCGCGCTTTTACCTCCTTCTCCACGCAGTTGAACTGCATAGCGGGCAAAAACTGACCATCTGGCAATACACTCAAACCATCTTTAGACCCAGAGATCCCGGCAAATTTCTCCACATGGTCATACCAGGGCGCCAGGTCTTTGTAGCGAATAGGCCAATCTACACCAATTCCTTCTTTGGCATTGGCCAGAAAGTCTTCTTCGTTCAGTCGGTAGCTCTGCCGACCCCACATTAGCGACCGACCGCCAACATGGTAGCCCCGAATCCAGTCGAAGGGACGGGTTTCGAGGTAGGGATTTTCCTTATCGTTTTCAAAGTGGTGCCGCCACTCTTCGTTTACGGTGTAACCCGTACGCATGCCAGCCCAGTATTCCTCGGCGGCCTGGACCGTATTCCGGCCCCGGTGCGGAAACTCCCATGGATTTAGGGTAGCGGTTTTGTAGCCTTCAATATGCTTGATATCGCGACCCCGCTCCAGCATCAGCACTTTCAGGCCCTTTTCCGTTAATTCTTTGGCTGCCCAGCCCCCCGAAATGCCCGACCCAACCACAATGGCGTCGTAGGTCATTTCTTTTATGGCATCAATATTTAAGTTCATAGGTCAAATTATAAACGAATAATTTATCGTGAATAATGACTCGTCCTTTTTATAAGGCAGTCTTTATTCAATTGACTTAGTTTAGGTATAATTAAATCGCCCAGGCTTTTTGGCCAGGCGTCAGGGTTGTACAACCGTCGTAGCGACCCGGAACGGCGACGTATTCGAGGGCTTGCGTACAGCCAATCTCGGACGAAAAATAACCCAGCAACGTCAGGTCTTTCAGCATGTTGAAGAACGGAGTATAACGTTGACCGGCTGCGGCGGTGGCCATCTGCTTCCGCTGTTCGGCGGCTTCGGTTTGCAGCTTGGTCATAATATCAATCCGCTGTTTCTCATCCAGCGCAACAAATGTTTTTCCGTATGCGCTCTGGCTCAGCTCATTGGAATGGGCCAGACCATCCAGGAATCTTTTCTGATCGGGTTGCTTGTAGCATTCTCTCAGAATAACATCCATTATTTCATTCACTTTGGCCGCTTTGGCACCTGGCGTGTTTGTAGTTGGGATAATTACCTCGGCCATCTCAGCAACCTGAACGTCCTGGTCGGCGGTAAAAAACACGGGGGCACCGGAAGCCTCACGGGCTACCGCCGCCGCTTCAAGCCTGTTGGTCAGGGCAGGCAGCGCGATCGCGGTACCCATCATGGCAGCTACCCGCATCAAAGCATCTCTTCTGTTCATCTGGAAGGGGAGAAAGTAAAAACGGTTCTATTATCTAGCGGAATTATCCATAACAAATATATGAAATACGATTGGTATTTTATAGGAATAAGTAAGTAGATATGCGTAAAAACTAACTTATAGTACGCTTATTTGCCTCGTCCCACTGGATGCGCTTTTTCTACCGTCTGTTTCTGGTATCTTCCTTTTACTCTAAACGGTTTTCTGTTATTTTGACACATAAGTATTTTTGAAAAAAGTAAGTTTGAAGTTGCAACATGGCGATTCTTCCTATTAACTTCCCCCTGATTTTGTAATTCGGCAACCATGAACAATCGGAAGTTTTCCGGTTCGAAGCTCATCTCCTGATTTTGTATGGCCAAACTAATCATCGTCGATGATGAAATAAGCATCCGCGCTGCACTACGTGATATACTTGAGTATGAAGGCTATGAAGTCAACGAGGCCAAAGATGGCGAAGAAGGCTTGAACATGATTCTGAATAATGATTATGACGTAGCTTTATGCGACATTAAAATGCCTAAAATGGATGGACTTGAAGTCCTCCTAAAGGCAAGTGAAGCGGATAAGAGTACGCAGTTCATCATGATTTCGGCCTTCGGAAATGTTGAAAATGCCGTCGAAGCCACGAAACGGGGCGCTTTTGACTTTATCACTAAACCACCTG of Tellurirhabdus bombi contains these proteins:
- a CDS encoding GMC oxidoreductase, producing the protein MNLNIDAIKEMTYDAIVVGSGISGGWAAKELTEKGLKVLMLERGRDIKHIEGYKTATLNPWEFPHRGRNTVQAAEEYWAGMRTGYTVNEEWRHHFENDKENPYLETRPFDWIRGYHVGGRSLMWGRQSYRLNEEDFLANAKEGIGVDWPIRYKDLAPWYDHVEKFAGISGSKDGLSVLPDGQFLPAMQFNCVEKEVKARMEKQFGGRKMIMGRVAHLTAPKDFHYALGRAACQYRNQCMRGCPYGAYFSTQSATLPAAMKTGRLTLRPDSIVSEVLFDNKTQKATGVRVIDQNTKEVREYFAKIIFMNASALASASILMNSKSARFPNGMGNDSDQLGRNIMDHHLAVGASGRWEGMEDKYYYGRRANGVYVPRYRNWAGDKRDYLRGFGYQGGAGRGGWGRGNGIEGFGAAFKEELTKPGEWTMGLGGFGEVLPNSNNRMTLHPTEKDKWGLPVIVFDAAYGENERKMRIDMMNDAAEMLEAAGVKDVHAYNDESKHLGIGIHEMGTARMGRDPKTSVLNANNQLHAVKNVFVTDGAAMTSASCVNPSLTYMALTARAADFAVKELKKKTL
- a CDS encoding gluconate 2-dehydrogenase subunit 3 family protein; the protein is MNRRDALMRVAAMMGTAIALPALTNRLEAAAVAREASGAPVFFTADQDVQVAEMAEVIIPTTNTPGAKAAKVNEIMDVILRECYKQPDQKRFLDGLAHSNELSQSAYGKTFVALDEKQRIDIMTKLQTEAAEQRKQMATAAAGQRYTPFFNMLKDLTLLGYFSSEIGCTQALEYVAVPGRYDGCTTLTPGQKAWAI